Proteins found in one Muntiacus reevesi chromosome 2, mMunRee1.1, whole genome shotgun sequence genomic segment:
- the RPS21 gene encoding small ribosomal subunit protein eS21 isoform X2 gives MQNDAGEFVDLYVPRKCSASNRIIGAKDHASIQMNVAEVDKVTGRFNGQFKTYAICGAIRRMGESDDSILRLAKADGIVSKNF, from the exons ATGCAGAACGACGCCGGTGAGTTCGTGGACCTGTATGTGCCGCGGAAATG CTCCGCCAGCAACCGTATCATCGGCGCCAAGGACCATGCGTCCATCCAGATGAACGTGGCCGAG GTTGACAAGGTGACAGGCAGGTTCAACGGCCAGTTTAAAACCTACGCTATCTGCGGGGCCATTCGCAGGATG GGTGAGTCAGATGATTCCATTCTCCGGCTGGCCAAGGCCGACGGCATCGTCTCAAA GAACTTCTAA
- the RPS21 gene encoding small ribosomal subunit protein eS21 isoform X3: MCRGNGERPSLLPLNPLHPHSTSPRSLRSPRSSASNRIIGAKDHASIQMNVAEGESDDSILRLAKADGIVSKNF; this comes from the exons ATGTGCCGCGGAAATGGTGAGCGTCCCTCTCTCCTACCCCTGAACCCCCTCCATCCCCATTCTACATCTCCGCGCTCACTGCGCTCCCCCCGCAGCTCCGCCAGCAACCGTATCATCGGCGCCAAGGACCATGCGTCCATCCAGATGAACGTGGCCGAG GGTGAGTCAGATGATTCCATTCTCCGGCTGGCCAAGGCCGACGGCATCGTCTCAAA GAACTTCTAA
- the CABLES2 gene encoding CDK5 and ABL1 enzyme substrate 2, which yields MAAAAAGGAPGTSPGPAARAAPQALRRRGDSRRRQAALFFLNNISLDGRPPSLGPGGEKPPPPPPPPTETREPPAPPPPPPPPPPVPPTGLPLPGPGGRTSAPQSLLSPAPAPTGLGLGLGLGLDGQRQRRRVASQRCSLEFLEDTVGCPSGQRTKHISGSPRHKGLKKTHFIKNMRQYDTRNSRIVLICARRSLCAAFSVLPYGEGLRVSDLRVDSQKQRHPSGGVSVSSEMVFQLEGVELGADGKVVSYAKFLYPTNALVTLKPDSHGPTPQPRPSVPRTLLGSRCKPIPPRAAPASSELGADAGDALEYNPNLLDDPQWPCGKHKRVLIFASYMTTVIEYVKPSDLKKDMNETFREKFPHIRLTLSKIRSLKREMRNLSEECGLEPVTVSMAYVYFEKLVLQGKLNKQNRKLCAGACVLLAAKISSDLRKSDVKQLIDKLEERFRFNRRDLIGFEFTVLVALELALYLPENQVLPHYRRLTQQF from the exons ATGGCCGCAGCCGCGGCGGGTGGAGCGCCGGGCACGtcccccggccccgccgcccgGGCAGCGCCGCAGGCGCTGCGGAGGCGCGGGGACTCGCGGCGCCGCCAGGCCGCGCTCTTCTTCCTCAACAACATCTCCCTGGACGGGCGGCCCCCGAGCCTGGGCCCCGGGGGCGAAaagcccccgccgccgccgccaccgcccacCGAGACGCGCGAGCCTCCggcgccgccgcctcctccgccgccgccgccgcccgtgCCCCCAACCGGCCTGCCCCTGCCCGGGCCCGGAGGCAGGACCTCAGCGCCCCAGAGCCTGCTCAGCCCCGCTCCCGCGCCCACCGGCTTGGGCCTCGGCCTCGGCCTGGGCCTGGACGGGCAGCGCCAAAG AAGGCGTGTGGCATCCCAACGCTGCTCCCTCGAGTTTCTGGAAGACACAGTGGGATGTCCCTCGGGTCAAAG AACCAAACACATATCCGGATCGCCGAGACACAAAGGCCTGAAGAAGACACATTTCATCAAGAACATGCGGCAATACGACACCAGGAACAGCAG GATTGTGCTGATCTGCGCCAGACGGTCCCTGTGCGCAGCCTTCTCAGTCCTGCCGTATGGAGAGGGCCTGCGAGTCAG TGACCTGAGAGTGGACAGCCAGAAGCAGAGGCACCCATCTGGTGGCGTTTCTGTGTCTTCCGAGATGGTCTTCCAGTTGGAAGGCGTTGAGCTGGGGGCAGATGGAAAG GTTGTATCTTACGCCAAGTTCCTGTACCCCACCAACGCCCTGGTCACGCTCAAGCCAGACAGCCACGGCCCaacgcctcagccccgccccagTGTGCCCCGCACTCTGCTGGGGTCCCGCTGCAAACCCATCCCACCCAGGGCAGCGCCAGCCAGCTCGGAGCTAG GGGCTGATGCGGGGGATGCCCTGGAGTACAACCCCAACCTGCTGGATGACCCTCAGTGGCCCTGCGGCAAGCACAAGCGTGTGCTCATCTTCGCGTCCTACATG ACCACGGTGATTGAGTACGTGAAGCCCTCTGACCTCAAGAAGGACATGAACGAGACCTTCCGGGAGAAATTCCCCCACATCAGGCTGACACTGAGCAAGATCAGGAG TTTGAAACGAGAGATGCGGAACCTGTCCGAGGAGTGTGGCTTGGAGCCCGTGACCGTGTCCATGGCCTATGTGTACTTCGAGAAGCTGGTGTTGCAGGGTAAGCTCAACAAGCAGAACCGCAAGCTGTGCGCCGGCGCCTGCGTGCTGCTGGCCGCCAAGATCAGCAGCGACCTGCGCAAGAGCGACGTGAAGCAGCTCATCGAC AAGTTAGAAGAAAGGTTTCGGTTCAACCGACGGGATCTCATCGGCTTTGAGTTCACGGTGCTCGTGGCCTTGGAGCTCGCTCTCTACCTTCCCGAGAACCAGGTGTTACCTCATTACAGACGCCTCACGCAGCAGTTCTAG
- the RPS21 gene encoding small ribosomal subunit protein eS21 isoform X1 — MCRGNGERPSLLPLNPLHPHSTSPRSLRSPRSSASNRIIGAKDHASIQMNVAEVDKVTGRFNGQFKTYAICGAIRRMGESDDSILRLAKADGIVSKNF, encoded by the exons ATGTGCCGCGGAAATGGTGAGCGTCCCTCTCTCCTACCCCTGAACCCCCTCCATCCCCATTCTACATCTCCGCGCTCACTGCGCTCCCCCCGCAGCTCCGCCAGCAACCGTATCATCGGCGCCAAGGACCATGCGTCCATCCAGATGAACGTGGCCGAG GTTGACAAGGTGACAGGCAGGTTCAACGGCCAGTTTAAAACCTACGCTATCTGCGGGGCCATTCGCAGGATG GGTGAGTCAGATGATTCCATTCTCCGGCTGGCCAAGGCCGACGGCATCGTCTCAAA GAACTTCTAA
- the RBBP8NL gene encoding RBBP8 N-terminal-like protein: MESFTESLNRLKEVHENEVMGLQNKLLELNSERCRDAQRVEELCAKNHQLREQQKVLKENLRVLENRLRAGLCDRCMVTQELARKKQQEFESSLLQNLQHVFLLTTELTRLQEENDTLKEEVKRLQGTGDRPKPQLREGASEPPSPLLLPSLGARKAITEKPLGGHETEDDHAGAGPQERGMPGVYKTSPMAKISPSPNLPEARTPDMNPQRISNQLHGTIAVVRPGSRACSADQGSTNGTPPLPPTRNSPPSPPGEHSLPLDSFLQASRTSAKTCESLKHSLQADRLCLLNRHLTLHLGSPPAPTTAPSGPQSQGLKAGEAEVWEEPSGLLGLPGALAGMRNPRLEGALHMLLAQQLQAQGRVGSARLRGPQGPKGMPPSPPADSDSEGPEGEAARAALPRGRHPQPAGPGSPQGKEGTTTQDYVPDKPLDLSERGRCRASAPKPANQSGSLSPPRAPTPSPEPPQGVGPPAQCGAQRLSNGTQEAREPEAKEHPPSPDAPYSAPGSHLSLPSPGGSGEEDRGRPKLPLYPPRPGGDGHPELSKAQGQQSDELDEPDTSDSEMGLSTRAEATQSSPGEGPGCICNKECGRGPQKRKRASDPWSKDSKKPT; the protein is encoded by the exons ATGGAGAGCTTCACAGAATCACTAAACAGACTGAAGGAAGTCCACGAGAATGAGGTCATGG GCCTGCAGAACAAGCTTCTGGAACTGAACTCAGAGAGGTGCCG GGATGCCCAGAGGGTGGAGGAGCTCTGTGCCAAGAACCACCAGCTAAGGGAGCAGCAGAAGGTGCTGAAGGAGAACCTGCGGGTGCTGGAGAACAG GCTGCGGGCTGGGCTGTGTGACCGCTGCATGGTCACCCAGGAGCTGGCCAGGAAGAAGCAGCAAGAGTTCGAGAGCTCCCTCCTCCAGAACCTGCAGCACGTCTTCCTCCTCA CCACTGAGCTGACGCGGCTGCAGGAGGAAAATGACACCTTGAAGGAGGAAGTGAAGCGGCTTCAGGG CACTGGGGACAGGCCCAAGCCCCAGCTCAGGGAGGGCGCCTCGGAGCCCCCGTCACCCCTGCTGCTCCCCTCCCTGGGCGCCCGGAAGGCCATCACTGAGAAACCACTGGGAGGCCACGAGACTGAGGATGACCATGCAGGTGCAGGTCCACAGGAGAGGGGGAT GCCGGGGGTGTACAAGACATCTCCAATGGCCAAAATCTCCCCAAGTCCCAATCTGCCTGAGGCACGGACCCCGGACATG AACCCCCAGCGAATCTCCAACCAGCTGCACGGGACCATTGCCGTGGTGCGGCCGGGGTCCCGGGCCTGCTCCGCCGACCAGGGCTCCACCAATGGGACGCCCCCACTGCCGCCCACCAGGAATAGCCCACCCAGCCCACCTGGCGAGCACAGCCTCCCTCTGGACAG CTTCCTGCAGGCCTCTCGGACCTCTGCCAAGACCTGCGAGTCCCTGAAGCACTCCCTCCAGGCAGACCGCCTCTGCCTCCTGAACCGCCACCTAACTCTGCACCTTGGCAGCCCCCCGgcccccaccacagcccccagCGGCCCCCAGTCCCAGGGCCTCAAGGCTGGGGAGGCAGAGGTCTGGGAGGAGCCCTCAGGCCTGCTGGGCCTGCCGGGCGCCCTGGCGGGCATGCGGAACCCACGGCTGGAAGGCGCACTGCACATGCTCCTGGCCCAGCAGCTGCAGGCACAGGGCAGGGTGGGCAGTGCCCGGCTGAGGGGCCCTCAGGGGCCCAAAGGGATGCCACCCTCCCCACCAGCAGACTCAGACTCCGAGGGTCCTGAGGGTGAGGCGGCCAGGGCAGCCCTGCCCAGAGGGAGGCACCCACAGCCTGCAGGCCCAGGCAGCCCCCAGGGGAAGGAGGGCACGACCACACAGGACTATGTCCCAGACAAGCCCCTGGACCTCTCAGAGCGGGGTCGGTGCCGGGCCAGCGCCCCCAAGCCTGCCAACCAGTCGGGGTCACTCAGCCCCCCACGGGCCCCCACGCCCAGCCCTGAGCCACCCCAAGGAGTGGGACCACCTGCCCAGTGTGGAGCCCAGAGACTCAGCAATGGCACCCAGGAAGCCAGAGAGCCAGAGGCGAAAGAGCATCCACCTTCCCCG GATGCCCCCTACTCTGCCCCAGGGTCCCACCTCAGCCTGCCCTCTCCAGGTGGGTCaggagaggaggacagagggaggCCTAAACTGCCCCTCTACCCACCAAGGCCTGGTGGAGATGGCCACCCAG AGCTCAGCAAAGCCCAAGGACAACAGTCGGATGAACTGGACGAGCCAGACACCTCGGACAGTGAG aTGGGCCTAAGCACCAGGGCGGAGGCCACACAGAGCTCGCCAGGGGAGGGACCCGGGTGCATCTGCAACAAAGAGTGTGGACGGGGCCCGCAGAAGAGGAAGCGGGCCTCCGATCCCTGGAGCAAAG ACTCCAAGAAGCCGACCTGA